CAATTTTCAAAGTTTGCGGAAGGTTCGAAAGCAGCGATTTTAGTTTGTTCGGATTCCACCTTTGCAGGTAAACGAGAGGATAGCTCAGGTAAGGTCATTGAAAGTATATTAAAAGATGCGAATGTTTTAATTCACGAATATACGATTGTTCCGGACGAACCGAACGAGATTCGTAAAAAAATCGAGGACTGGGTAGCCTCCGGCGTAGATCTAATCGTCACGACCGGAGGAACCGGATTGGGTCCGAGGGACAATACTACGGATACGGTAAAAAATCTTTTAGATCAGGAAATTCCCGGAATCGCCGAGGCGATGCGTTCCTTTGGACAAGACAGAACTCCTTATGCGATGCTTTCCCGTTCTCTCGCAGGGAGAATCAAAAAGACTCTGATCGTTTGTGTGCCCGGCAGTTCGAACGGAGCAAGAGAAAGTCTTAAGGCGATCTTTCCTGCGATCTTTCACGCGAAGAAGATGATGAGAGGAGAAGGTCATTGATCTCGATCGAGGAAGCTCTTTCTAAAATTCTCGAGGAAGTTTCAAAAGCAGAATCGGAATCGGTAGCTCTAAGAGAAAGTTTAGGAAGAACTCTTTCCAAAGACATATACGCGGATCGAGACTATCCGCCTTTTCACCGTTCTACGATGGACGGTTATGCGATCAAAAGCGCCGATTATGATTCTTCAAAAATCTATCATTGTAAAAAAGAAATCTTTGCTGGAATGGAATCCAACTTGGATCCGGGCGAAGAAATCGTGAAGATCATGACGGGAGCTCCCGTTCCGGAAGGTTTGGACGCGGTGATCAAGATCGAGGACAGTCAAGAGTTATCTCTTGAGAATTCGATTTCAAAAGTCAAATTGAATTCGGACAAAATATTCCATTTTATGAATGTAGCGGTTCGAGGAGAAGATCTAAAAAAGGGGGAATTCGTCCTCGGTTCCGGAACCAAAATAGGAATGCCTGAAATTTCTCTATTAGCTTGTTTGGGTGTGGATCTTGTTTCCGTAAATTCCTTGCCGACGGTTTCCATTGTCTCTACTGGAAACGAAGTCGTTCCGGTTGGGTCGACACCACTTCCGTTTCAGATCAGAGATTCTAATTCTTATTCTTTGATCGCCATTTTGAATCGATACAATATCCAACCGAAATCAATCGTTTTAGTTCCGGATGAAGAAACAAAAATCACCGAGGCTCTCGATAAGGGTTTGGAGTCGGATATACTTTTATTATCGGGCGGAGTTTCCATGGGAAGTATGGATTTGATTCCTCCCATTTTGGAAAAACTCGGAGTAAAAAAAATCTTTCATAAGGTTTCGTTAAAACCCGGTAAGCCGATTTGGTTTGGAAAAAAAGGAAAGACGGTCGTGTTCGGACTTCCGGGAAATCCATTCAGCGTTCAGGTTTGCGCGAGAATTTTTTTAGATCCTTATATTCGTTCTTATTTAGGAATGGAAATTTCCAAACCGCAGAGATATTCCTTCTATGGAAAAAGAAAAAAGAAGAACTCTTTACCGGAATACTTTCCCGTGTTTTTGGAAACGAAAGAGAAAACGGGGATCAGCGCAAAGTCGTTTAACGGAAGCGGCGATATTCGCGCGGGTTTGTTTTCGGACGGGATCGCGTTGCATCCCGCGGAACAAGGAGAGGTTTTAGAAGGAGACGTTTTGGATTATTACCCTTGGTAAGAATTAGGTTTAAATTTTAAGTTTACTTTTTCTTCTTTGAACTTGGTTTCTTTGGTTTTTTAGAATTCAGGTGATCCATCAATTTTAAAATTCTTTTGGTTCTTGTTTCCGAAGTTTTGGCCTCTAAGATGGATTCGACGTATTCTCTTTGATGAGACCAGGAGAGCGTTTCAAAGGATTCTTTTGAAGACTTCGATTTTGAAAACGTTTTGAGAACGTCTTCGGGAAGTCGAACGGTCTTTTTTTCGTAATTGATATATTTTGATAATCCCGGCTTTTTTTGTTTTTCCTCTTTCGAACCTCCCTTTTTTACTTTGTCTTTCTTTTTAAACCTCATGGCTGACCAAGTTTCGTTTAACGACACTAAGGCGACCCCGTCGTAGTTTTCTTCAGAAAGAGGTTCCCAGCCGTGATCTCTTTCCAAATCTGTCTGAATACCCGAAGACTTTTTCGGATAAGCGACCCAGAAAAGAACATTCTCTTTTAAGTTTTTTTTAATCTTTGAGAAAGACGATTTGAGCGAGGATGAAGAATCTACAAAAAGAAGAATTCCATTCGCTTCGGAACTTTGATCGATGAATTTCACTCCTTCTATCGGTTCTGAAGAATAGATTTCGTTTTTAGAAAACACGAAGACCTTGTCTCCGTTCTTGAACTTCATCTTCTTGATTGTAGGCGAATTGAATTCGATCATGATCGAAATAAGAAATTTCAATCCGAATAAATTGCAAATCAAAAAGAATCAGTCGATAAAATCGAATTGTGGAAAAAAACAAAACGTTTCTCTTTGAGAAAAATCAGAATGTATAGTGAGTTTTACCGCTGAGAAGTTTTTCTAAAAGTTCTGCGAGGTCGCCTTTGCGAAACGGCTTACGAAGACTCGCTGAAAAACCGTATTCTTTCGGCGAAGAAATGACAGGGTCTTCGGAATAACCGCTCGACGCGATCGCAATCACATTCGGATCCAATTTTCGAATTTCAGAAATCGCCTTTTCTCCGCCCATTCCGCCGGGGATCGTGAGATCAAAAATTAAAATATCAAAAGGTTTGAAAGAATTTTTGGCTTCTTTGAAGAGTTGAATTGCGTCGGATCCGTTTTTTGCACTGACCGTATGGTATCCCATCTTTTCCAACATCTCCGAGAAAATCTCGATAATAAAGTCCTCATCATCCATTATAAGAACCCTTCCGAGTCCTTTGTGATAATTTATTTCCTTGTGAGGATTGGATTTGATTTCGTTTTGTGAAACTGGTAAATAAATATTGAATGTACTTCCGACTCCTAATTCGGATTTGACTTCGATTCCTCCGTCGTGTTTCTGAACGATTGAATAGGAAGTCGCCAATCCTAAACCGGTTCCTTTTTGTTTGGTCGTAAAGAAAGGTTCAAAAATACGCGGGAGTAGATCTTTGGGAATTCCGGTTCCGCTGTCTTGAACTGAAATTTGTATGTAGTCTCCTTCCTTCAAACGAACAGAATTGTATTTACCGAGATACATATTCTTTGCCGAAACCAAAATTGTTCCGCCAAGAGGCATCGATTGAATCGAGTTTATAATGATATTTTCCAGGACTTGATGGATTTGATTCTCGTCGAAATCGCAAAGCCCCATAGTTTCTTCAATTTCAAAATGACAGGATACGTTTGAACCGCTTAAAGAAAACAATACGCAGTCGTTTATGATAGGAGCCAGTGATCCCGTTTTGCGAATTGGTTTTCCCCCTTTGGCGAACGTTAACAGTTGTTGCGTTAGATCCTTTGCTCGATTGAAAACCGTAATAGCCTTATCTAGATATCGCGTGTTTGATTCTCCGGCTTCCGCTTTTTCACGAGCAAGATCGATGTAACCGAAAATTCCTCCGAGAAGATTATTAAAATCGTGAGCGATTCCTCCGGCTAAAACTCCAAGGCTTTCCAATTTTTGCGCGTGTAACAAACGTCTTTCCAATTCGAGGCGATCGGATTCTGCACGTTTGCGATCGGTGATATCGGTTCCGATACTGATCGTTCCGATGATGCGGTTGTTCCTATCTTGAAGAATCGTATTGTCCCACTGGATTAATTTTTTTTCTCCGCTTCTTGTTCGCAGATAATTTTCATAGTGAAGCGGGAGGGCCTTGGTCCGAATCGCTTCTTTGAAAATCGACAACACTTGTTCTCTTTCTTCCGGAAGTAAAAAGTAATCGAACCAATTGTTTCCGATGAGCTCTTCTCTTTTCCAGCCGGTTAGATTCAAAAGATAATCGTTACAAAAGGTTATATTTCCTTCCGAGTCCAAGCCCAAACCGATCAAATTTATATTTTCTAAAGTTACACGAAATCTTCGTTCCGATTCTATGAGCGCGGTCTCGGCTAACTTTTGTTCATCGGATTCTTTTTTAAGAAGAATAAAATAGCGATTGAGAATAATAAACAGAAGCAAGGTCGTGATTCCGACAAAGCTCCAGCCCTTGTATGTTTGCAAGGTAGTAAGAAAGAGCGGGTCCAAAGAAAGTAGGCTAATGAATTGATCCGAGAGAAAAATCCAGGCGGAAGCGAATATGAGATATAAAAAAGAAACTTTGGCCGGGGCAGATATCAAAGGATACTTGAGCATAAGTGGTAAGTTATAAAACGATACAGATTCCATTTGGAAACGGGAATCTTAATTTTATTTCTACGATTTTATTTTTGCCATTTCGGGAGAGCCTTTTCCCTTTATAGAAAATTCTAAAGTGAAAAGCTTATTTGATTGAATAGCCCTTTGTACGTAGTTGAACGCTTGAAAGGATTGCAAGAACAAGCAAGGACGAATCAATTCAGGCGTCATTTTGCGCTTTTTTAAGAATTCATTTCTAAAACTGGAAAGAAGTAAGAATTTATTTTTCCTCTTTTCGTCACGAGGCGTCATTTTTTGATCGAAAATGATCTTGTAAAGCGACCTCAGTTTTTTAAGATCGTGGCCTAATGATTTCCTTATTTCGCTGGATTCTGCCCGCAAAACCAAAACCCCTTTTACCTCCGGAAGAAATCGAAAAAAAATATCCTCGTTTTCGTTGGAGGATCTTAGAAGCGACCTTTATCGGTTACGCCGTGTTCTATTTGGTTCGGAATAATTTTCCCGTCGTTTCCAAGGAAATGGGAGAAGCGCTTCATTACAGTCAGGAAGAGATTACGAATATTCTCGCGGTAACTGCGATCACATACGGGATCGGTAAATTTATCATGGGAGCGTTATCGGATCGAAGTAATCCCAGATTCTT
This is a stretch of genomic DNA from Leptospira tipperaryensis. It encodes these proteins:
- the moaCB gene encoding bifunctional molybdenum cofactor biosynthesis protein MoaC/MoaB is translated as MIDITEKKISLRSAVAEGFVYCNPETLKRIRENTLPKGDLFGIAKASGLLASKKTSDLIPHCHPVNIDFFDLSFELVEKGVKITATAKSIGKTGIEMEVLTGLSLAALTIYDLLKPIDKQLEISSIRLLEKKGGKSEVQFSKFAEGSKAAILVCSDSTFAGKREDSSGKVIESILKDANVLIHEYTIVPDEPNEIRKKIEDWVASGVDLIVTTGGTGLGPRDNTTDTVKNLLDQEIPGIAEAMRSFGQDRTPYAMLSRSLAGRIKKTLIVCVPGSSNGARESLKAIFPAIFHAKKMMRGEGH
- a CDS encoding molybdopterin molybdotransferase MoeA, with product MISIEEALSKILEEVSKAESESVALRESLGRTLSKDIYADRDYPPFHRSTMDGYAIKSADYDSSKIYHCKKEIFAGMESNLDPGEEIVKIMTGAPVPEGLDAVIKIEDSQELSLENSISKVKLNSDKIFHFMNVAVRGEDLKKGEFVLGSGTKIGMPEISLLACLGVDLVSVNSLPTVSIVSTGNEVVPVGSTPLPFQIRDSNSYSLIAILNRYNIQPKSIVLVPDEETKITEALDKGLESDILLLSGGVSMGSMDLIPPILEKLGVKKIFHKVSLKPGKPIWFGKKGKTVVFGLPGNPFSVQVCARIFLDPYIRSYLGMEISKPQRYSFYGKRKKKNSLPEYFPVFLETKEKTGISAKSFNGSGDIRAGLFSDGIALHPAEQGEVLEGDVLDYYPW
- a CDS encoding YdeI/OmpD-associated family protein; this translates as MIEFNSPTIKKMKFKNGDKVFVFSKNEIYSSEPIEGVKFIDQSSEANGILLFVDSSSSLKSSFSKIKKNLKENVLFWVAYPKKSSGIQTDLERDHGWEPLSEENYDGVALVSLNETWSAMRFKKKDKVKKGGSKEEKQKKPGLSKYINYEKKTVRLPEDVLKTFSKSKSSKESFETLSWSHQREYVESILEAKTSETRTKRILKLMDHLNSKKPKKPSSKKKK
- a CDS encoding hybrid sensor histidine kinase/response regulator, which codes for MESVSFYNLPLMLKYPLISAPAKVSFLYLIFASAWIFLSDQFISLLSLDPLFLTTLQTYKGWSFVGITTLLLFIILNRYFILLKKESDEQKLAETALIESERRFRVTLENINLIGLGLDSEGNITFCNDYLLNLTGWKREELIGNNWFDYFLLPEEREQVLSIFKEAIRTKALPLHYENYLRTRSGEKKLIQWDNTILQDRNNRIIGTISIGTDITDRKRAESDRLELERRLLHAQKLESLGVLAGGIAHDFNNLLGGIFGYIDLAREKAEAGESNTRYLDKAITVFNRAKDLTQQLLTFAKGGKPIRKTGSLAPIINDCVLFSLSGSNVSCHFEIEETMGLCDFDENQIHQVLENIIINSIQSMPLGGTILVSAKNMYLGKYNSVRLKEGDYIQISVQDSGTGIPKDLLPRIFEPFFTTKQKGTGLGLATSYSIVQKHDGGIEVKSELGVGSTFNIYLPVSQNEIKSNPHKEINYHKGLGRVLIMDDEDFIIEIFSEMLEKMGYHTVSAKNGSDAIQLFKEAKNSFKPFDILIFDLTIPGGMGGEKAISEIRKLDPNVIAIASSGYSEDPVISSPKEYGFSASLRKPFRKGDLAELLEKLLSGKTHYTF